The Halichoerus grypus chromosome 14, mHalGry1.hap1.1, whole genome shotgun sequence genomic interval AAAAGAATTTAGTCATAATTAAGTTTTAGAAAGGAACTGTAAATGTGCTAAGtctactttgtctttttttttttttttttaaagattttatttatttatttgacagagagagagacacagcaagagagggaacacaagcaggggaagtgggagagggagaagcaggcttcccgcggagcagggagcccgatgcggggctcgatcccaggaccctgggaccatgacctgagccgaaggcagacgcttaacgactgagccacccaggcgcccctactttgtCTTGATATGAAATGTTGATGTTACTATATACCTGTTctgcatttattttctctttgatctcAGACAAAAAGTTACATGGCTGTTTGCCAATACTGAATTTTAgttattaaaagattaaaatcctTTTTCTTATCAGAGTCCTCTCCACAAATCATGAGTAATATTGGGCCAAAATTCTAACTGTATTAGCTAAAATAGTAAGTTAACAAGATACCCTAACTGGTTATCTGATTGGGGGAGACTATTGtggaaagaaagttttttttttaagatttctatatttatttatttatctgacagagagagagagtgcgcacaagcagggggagccgcagggagagggagaagcagactccctgctgagcaaggagcctgacatgggactcaatcccagggccctgggatcatgacccgagccgaaggcagacgcttaacgactgagccacccaggcgccctggaaagaAACTTTTAATACTTCATTTAAAACACCAACCTGGCTAGGATTTAAAACAGGGATGCCTACGAAACTGAGCAGTATGAAAAATGGTGTACTTTAGGCAGTTCCATGTGATTATCCTTGAGCCACCATGTGGTGGTTTTAAAAGTGGTCCAAAGATCCTTTGATCCTGTTTAAAGATGTGGAAGTTAATTCCCCTGTTCCCTAGCTCAGGCCGGACTTCCTGACCCTGTGAGGAATGCACTAAGGCAGATGAGATGACTACTGAGGGTCAGAGAAAGCACTGGAGCGCTCGCCTTGCGCTCTCCCCTACTGATCACCGGctttgggggaagccagctgccatgctgGGAGGGCACGCCAACAGCCAAATGGAGATGtaaggaactgaggcctccagCCAACAGACACGTGTGTGGGCCAGCCTGCAGGTAATCTCCTGACAGCCCCTGAGCCAGAACTACCTAGTGAAgcactcccaaattcctgacccacagaaactgggatCTAATAAATCTTTATAGCTTCAAGCTACTGAATTTTGGGGAAGTTTTTCTACACAGCGATTCATGACTGATGCAGATTTTGGTACCTAGACGTGGGGTGCTGCTCTAACAAAAACCCAAACCGTAGGAGGGGCTACAGAGCCCAGGTAATGGGCAGGCGTCGGAAGGCAGCAAGGACCGTGTCAGCAAGAGCCTGAAGAAACTGTCAGGAGGAGTCACACAGCCACTGAGGAGGCTGCGTGTCGGCTGCAGGACAGTGAGGGAAATGCTGTTGGAACCCAGAGGAAagggatccctgctctgccacgGCACAACACTGAGCAGCACTGGGCCACCTCCTTTAAAGCAGAACCAGGGAAGTGCCTGCTAACAGGGTGCCAGCTAGGAAGACATCTGGGAGGGTCTGAAGGTATTTGCTGTCTGCGGTACAGTAGGAGCAGACACTGAAACCagagacatttcttttcttttctttttaagattttatttatttatttgacagagagagacacagtgagagagggaacacaagcagggggagtgggagagggagaagcaggctccccgcggagcagggagcccgatgcggggctcgatcccaggacccaggatcatgacctgagccgaaggctgacgctcaatgactgagccacccaggcgcccctaaagacaTTTCTTTGAGGAGCCAGGACTTCATGGTTTTAAAGACCCCTAATTTCTAGAAGGCAAATGACATGCAATTTAAGAAATGGCCTCTAAGCAAAGATCCAATCTAAGACACAGGAAAACACGGTCTACAGCAGCTGTTGGTCAAGCTGGGCCCCAAAGACCAAATCCAGGCTGCTGCCTACTTATGTGTGCACTGCTGGTTAAGGGTACCTTTTATGGTTTGAGatgattgtaaaaataaaaagatggttTTGTGACATGGACAGATTATGTGAAATGCAAACCTCAGTGTCTGGCTAAtaattttattagaacacagcctcccggggcgcctgggtggctcagtcggttaagcgactgccttcggctcaggtcatgatcccagggtcctgggatcgagccccgcatcgggctccctgctccgcggggagtctgcttctccctctcccactccccctgcttgtgttccctctctcgctgtctctctctctgtcaattaaataaataaataaaaatctaaaaaaaaaaaaaaaaaaaaagaacacagcctCCCTCGCTAGCTCACGTACCACCTGTGGCTGCTTCCACAAGGCAGGGTGGAATCACTGCAACAGACAATACACTTACTGTCTCATCTTTAACAGAGAAATTCGTAGACCTCAGtctaaatataaagcaaaacGCTTTGTTAAGACCCTAGCCATAGCTCAGAAACCTCAACTGTTTGGCCAGTGAGGCTCCTAAGGACTTTACGGGTGGTGTCTCAGCAGAAGCCCACGGTAAAATGACCGGTGGCTTCTGCCTCATGGGCGTGACCCTGAAGAAGATCACAGGAGACctacaaatattttaagagaaatatattAGCAGAAACACCACTTGGATTGACAGATACATTCTACAATGACAAGGCTTTTGGATGCCCACATTTCTACAAGCAAAAAGCAGGCTGAGAAAATCACTTAGCCACAAACGCACACCACCattcacagaaaaggaaggatGATCCCGAAGGCAGAGTCAAGAACCACACAGAATTATCACCAGGGCTGTGGTTCTAATCAAAGAAGTCCCCACATTTCCCGGTCTGGACTTCAGAGCTGCTACGGACCCGTGACCCCTGTGCCTCGTGCTTCCCTCAGGTGAACAGCAGGGCTTCCAGCGGCCATCCTGTGCTTGCCCCACCACTGTGTGGTCGCGGAGGGACAGGTGACTTGTCCTCGAGGAGTTCACAGTTCAGTCTCTGATCAGAAGGACTGCACTCACGGTGTTGTACTCAAGGAAGTGCGACCATTAGGCCTCATTTGCCTCTAGATCTGATTTGGACGACAGCACCCCAGCTGCTGAACAGATATTGTAAAAGTGAGGCTTCTGGGCCATCGAGGGAGGGGTGAGCGTATTGTGCATGTGGCAGGGATGTAAACAATCTGGCTAGCAGGCGGATTATGGCGGTTTTAAATATGCCCACATATTCCTCATTACTTCTCCCTTTAAGAGGTGTTGTTTCCAAGCCACCCCCCCACATCGAAGTATATGGGTTGGACTTAGCGACTTGTTTCAAGAAAACTGAATAAGGTGGACTGTCAGTGTGTGACTTAAGACTAGGTCATAAAATACACtgtggcctcctcctcctctttgggGCCACCTGCTCTGGGGGAAGACACCTTTCCCAAATAGCCTTCACCTAGTTTCCTGGCACGGCAACATCTTCTGTAACTATGACACAGTCGTCAAACAAAAGGTTAACACCAATCCATTACCGTTAACTAAGCTCAAGCCTCGTTCTCATTTCCCGTTTTTCCACCGTCTTTTTTGCTCCATGATCTAATTCAGTAAACCACACTGTCTTTACTGACTTCACAGTAGGAAAATGGAGGCAGTAGGCCAGGCAGGATTACTGGCTGCTCCGTGTACTTGCTGTATTTATCAAACTGACAGTGTCGCGGCCCAGGAAACAGAGGCTCTACCACACTAGAGAAGTGTCTTGGACTGAACTGCTGCCCCCAAAAAGATACGTCCAGGCCCTAATTACTAAAACCTGTGAAcattaccttatttggaaaagtaaGTTATGAAGTACCTTGCAAAGAAGAGATTACCCAGGATTATCTATCTATTAACTCTCTATTTCTCTCAGGGTCTGAAATGAGATTAATTCCTATGATCCTGCTATAGAGAGTGGTAGCTGATTTACCTTTCCTTTGGTTTATCACTGCTCTTCCTTTCGTAAGTGGCGTGGTCATGCCTCGTTGGATCATAATGTACGACATCCCTGTGTAAACGACAGACAGGAGTAAGCTGGCAGACAGAAATCAGAGCTGAATGCAAAAAATTAACAGCAAACTGTAATTCAACATTGGGGCAATtccaattgttttttttaattttttaaagattttatttatttgacagagagagaacaagcaggggggaacggcaggcagagggagaagcaggcttcccgctgaacagggagcccgatgcgggactcgatcccaggaccctggggtcatgacctgagccgaaggcagacgcttaacagactcagccacccaggtgccccaggacaatTCCAATTTTTGAGCAAGACAAAACCACACAATCAAAGAAACCTATCAGGATCTCGTTAGAAGGTCATATTTTATAAGTTACCTAGTTTTGAGTTtccctgagtcttttttttttaacattaaaaattaatttacacatctaaaataaatatggatAAAACTGGATCTGCATAAAGTATTTTAGTGGGGAAAGCGGGGGAAAGTGAGTGAAGGTATAGAAAGGAAaactgggggctcctggctgtcTGTctgtagagcacgtgactcttgacctcggggtcgtGCGTTCAAGACcccgttgggtgtagagcttattttaaagaaaaacaaacaaacaaaacccctaaaaaacaaaagaaaggaaaattgatCACATGTTGGTGACTACAGAAGCTGGTTTACAGGGCTTTCTAAACACCAGTCTCTACAaattatgtgtttaaaattttccgTAACAAAAAATTACACTGATACAGTTCCACAGTTAATACTTAAACCACTGTCCAAGCTGCTTCCCTATTGAAAGCAAGGCCGCTATGACATGTaagcacaaaaacagaaaaaatttaagattAGTTTCTTGAAGTGCGCCACTGGGTCCAAGATAATATGTTTGTAAGGGTCTGATACATTTTGCCAACTGCCCTCCTCAGGACGTCTAAAACGGCCTAGTTTTAAACCGAGTTCAATAATGAAAACAGGGTGGAACGGGATGGAACATAAGCCATACCTAAATTTCTTGGCAGCTCCCGATCCTTTGTGCGCAGAACTGCTCACGGCGGTGTGCAAAACGCTCTGCACGACGTTCAGGGCTTTGAGCTTCTCCGCAGCAAGTTCCTCTTCCTCCGCTGTTCTCTCATCATTTACTTcttagagggaaagggggaattAGTAATCTCTTGGCAAACGTAGCTTGAGCAGTCTCAATAATCAAATAATCATAAAGCACCTAAACATGGGCAAAGCACactgaaagaggagaaagaaaagtccaACCCTGTTTTCCTAACCTCCTCAACCCCATGACTCTCAATGCCACAGGGAATCCAGAAGTCACATGACCAACAAATGAAAAGTCCCATTTCCACCTgtaattatgaaaacaaaatctacaGTTGATGGCTTTCAGTGGCAAATCAAAGTTCTTAAGGTAAAGCTCGACAAATGCAACAGAGCAAGATACTAATCACAAAACCACAGTGATTACAGACCGATTTTTTACCACTCTAAAAATGTGACTTAAATTACCTATCAACCTAAAAATGAAAGGTAGTGAAGGATGGCAATTCTCCTGACTTATAACACCTTACAAGACAGTTGCTTGGCCTCTGCTTCAGTAACAAATGCTGCAGGAGGAGAGCCATGGGTCCTACACACACAGGGCACTGTGGGCCCAAATGCTGTCACCTTCAACTACAGGAAACACAAACATCAGACAACAAAACAGCTAGTCTGGATTACAGGCCAAAATACAGAGGCGGTCTAAGCCTGGAAGACCCCTGAACTCACTGCAGAAGACAAGCAACCATGTAACAGATACCAGAATAAGACAGTAACTTGAGTAAGTTCTCTACAGAAATACCTCAAATGTCTGAGGGttcaaaggagggagagagaaggttcAAGTGCATCACAAAAAGCTTCATAAACCAGGTGGAGTCTAAGGCAGGAGACACGAAGTGGATCCCCTGAGGGGAGGGCCTGCCAGgtgcaggaaacaaaatgaacacacacactgAAGAAAGTGCAAAGCGTTTACATTAGGTTGGACCATATGAATGTGCTAACATGCAACAGCTTTCACTTTGATGCACAAGGGAAGGCTGAAGCCACGGGGAACCTAAGAACCCTAGGAAGAATGTACACGTAGAGGCAAAGGGAAAACCAGGAACCAAGAATTAGGAAGAAAACAAGAGTTATGGTGTGatgggagcagagggaagagaacaTCTTGAGGTGGTGAACAGGGACGAAAGCCACAGGCAGGCTGGAGGCTGAAGCTGGAGGAAATGCCACTGCGCTTGGTGAACGGGCATCCATGGCTGTGAGACACAGACCGAAGAGCCAGAAGTTCAGAAACCAACCTCTGGACGTAGCACTCAATGCAGGCTATTCCACGGTTCTGTCTGCCCCTGCCTTCTCGAGGAACTGTGAGCAAGAAGCTCTGAAACACAAGTTGGTGTGGACCCTGGGGAATTTACTCTGAACACTGGTTTCCAGAAACATACACTACACAGAATAATCACCTCAAAGAAGAGCGGCTGAGTCAGATCAGAAAGTGCATTTTCAACAAAAAGCCACTTCTTCTGAATTAGCtgcaatttactttttaatttcaagtttagAATGCAAAAGATGGGAATGGCAACTAGAAATCTGGCAGAGTGGAAGGAATGGCTTTTTGGGGGACCTAAGGCCTGTGTCCGCAGAAAGAAGGGCAGGATGAGCACGCCCGTGAGCAGGGGTAACAGGAAGTACGAATGGTGAGGCCTAAGGCTCAGGGTAGATTAactcaggaaggagagaaaaaggtgTGAGGATAGAGAAGTCCAGAGACGGGAGAGGCAAGCAGGGGCCTCACTTGGAGGGCCGCCCTCCTGACCAGGCGGGACGTGAGGGCTTTTTGGACGGGTAAGGGACAGGTCGTGTGGAGACAGTTTGGAGCTGCTGTGAAGGAGAAAGTCCTAGAGAGCATCACCGGCTGGGAGATGCACCCGCGTCAGGAGGACTCCAAGCGGAAGGGCACTCCGTGTGCACCGCTGCTCCAACACCTGCCCCGGCACACACCGTGGAGGGAAGGCGGATGCTCAGCTTCTCCCCCAACCTCACCAGGACCCGCTGCACTACTGCCAggtgtgtccccctccccccccaggccAGGGACAGGCCAGAGGGAGACAGTCTCTGTGGATGCTATCCTCTCCTGTCCTTCGGGCAGCTTCAAGCTCAAGGAGGACTGCGTAAGCAGCCCAGAGGTCACAGTCCTCACAAGGCTTGGGACGCAGTTTCTCCTAGACCAGATGACTTCTCAGGGTCCCCCAGCTCTGACAGCAGGACTGTTTGGACAGGGAGGTATTTACCTTCCTGTTCCTCTTCACTGTCACTCTCCAGAAACCGGGAGTCCATGCGGAATCTGTCGTCAGTGCCAAAGTGAGACTGCAAGTCCAGGAGCTACACAGACATGTGGACAGCTGGGAGCCACGTTCCCAAGACCGCGCTCCCACAGAAGACCCTCCAAGCGCACCTCCTTCACCCTGGAATTCACTACATTAGTGTCTGCATAACCTCACCAACCCACGAACCATCCAAATAAGCCTGCACGTACCCAGATGGAAACACCATTCAGCAACAAGGACATGTTGTAGGTGGGATTATTTTCAGTCTTCACTAACCTtctgcccagctctgccctcaaaCTGAGGTTTAATTCTGAACCTGTGACTGTCCTCGGAGCCAGATTCTTCGTCTTCACTGCTGTCAAACAGCCTCCCAGATGCTCTGCTCACGGACTCCTGGAACGCAGATGCACACGGGAGTGCTCATTAACAACGGAGGCGACCTGCAATCCCTTCTTTCCAGTCTTCCTCTCACACTGAAGACCCAGAAACCCAGATGCATCTCCAGGACCTGGGTCCCTAATCTGGAGGCTCCCTGTGCAGCCCGCattgggggaggggtgaagtTACTACAGAGCACGCTCTCTGCAGGCCCGCACCAGTACTGATACCTCCTGGCAGATGATGTGGAGGACAGACTCACGTGGGGAAAATCTGGTATCGGTATGTGTGGTGGTCGGGGGTGCCAGGGGGCTCACTGTGGCTCGGGAGAACTTGGTGTTGAACGTGGCAGTTGTCGGAGGTCTTGGTATGCAGGAGGCAGAAATGGACCTGCGAGAGTGGCGGAAAGCCCGCATGGACTTCCCGAGCTACTTACCTTCAGGGGCTCCTCTCCTAGGTGGTTTTGCTCCTCTGTCTCGCTGTCAGAGCCAAAGATGATGTGTGTTGGCTTGTCCTCTGGATGACCATCCTAGAGCAGTTGACAAAGGTACCACACCTTAAAACAGCCCCTTCTCATCCCTTAGAGTGAACGCCACCATCCACGTGTTTCCCAAGATGGAAACTTGAGACTTCTTCCTCTCCATGTCCAGTTGGTCCCCAAGTTCCAGGTGTGGACCCTGCTGCTATCTTTTAAGTCTATTCCCACTGTCACTGGCTTGGTTCTGGCTAATTACCTCCCAGAGACTCCCTGGTTCCAGATTTCCCAATCTGACCTATTGTTTGTCATGGCCTAAACAATCTTTCCCAGATCCGAGGCTGgtaaatgttttctgtaaaggaccagagagtaaatattttaggttttgcaggccaCATATAATcttggttcttctttttaaaaacccttcaTAAATGTAAAAACGTTCTTAGCTTGAAGGCTGTACCAAAATGGGCCACAGGCTGGATGGCTTGTGAGCCAGTGTGCAGATTCCTGTTCTATTATATATGCAGCGAGTCTTCACCCCTTTCCTTTCCACAGCCACAGAATAAAGTCCAACCTCCACAGCCTTCCCACCACTTGCCCTGCTCCTCTCCCGAGCACCCTCATCTTCTGTACGTCTGTTACATTGACTGCAAACTGCTCCCCTCCcatggaatgcctttcctctcccttcccgccctcctgcctctgcccaaCCAGTTCACACTGATCCTTCTTCCTTAGACCCCATTCAGGCTGAGGAagccccctgcccttcctcctggctGACTTGCTGGGGTGCATGGGCACTCTTCTCTCTGGGCCCTGTGCCCACCACTCTGTGAGCCAACGACCGCCATAGGCAGGGACCACGATCCTCATCCCGGAAGTCTAGCACTAACTGTGAAGGCCTGGGACTTCACAGACACTTACggttgttgaaagaatgaatgaagtcaGTATCGTGAATCTTAGTGAGATTAAATCACTGGTTACTTATTTGCAAATTTGGACACGTCAGTAAACTATGCCAGTTACAgcttccaaaggaaaagaaatcatgagGAAAAATTTAGGTTAAAACAAGTAAGAATGTTTTCAGTAAACAGAGTTCAAACTCAATTTCTCTGGTATATACTAAAGACATAAGGCGACAAAAGCTTCTAACTCAAGGGACACAACATGAAACAGGTGGGTGCTGGGATAAAGAGCTTGGAGGGGCACGCCGACCTTCAAGGGAAGGAAGGGTGGCCTCATGGCGCCCAAACTGGGAGAGCACTCACCAAGTCTGCCAGGGCGTCATGAACCAGCTTCTTCCGCACTTCCTTTGCTTTCTGCCTTGCGTCCAAGGCTGCCAAACGCTTCTGATTGTCTTCAGCATGCTTCTCCTTAGTGTGAACATCGGACCAAATGTTCACAGAAAGTGGGAAGTTGGTGTTGCTTCCCCGAGCATCTCTCCTGGAGGAGCCCTCCGGTGCTTTCCCAGGCGCCAGGTGGCTGCTCTGTCCGGAGCCCTCTCCGGTCTCCCCGGTCCTGTGGCGGCAGTCTTCATCAAAGTCTACCTTGGGGGTCTTTGCACCAAGacttaaatatttcttatcttttaacAGCAAAAGACTAGAAATAGGATTCCTACCTCCCTCTTCCAAACTGCTAGGGGACACCATCTTGTGATCCTGGCTCTGGAAAGGAGAACGTCTCTTTTGAGGCCGAGTTTGGTTTGGGTCATTTGTCTTCTTTGCATGTTGGAGAGGAGTTAGTTTGCTTGATGGGGACCCCTTCTCCATGGACATGCTACTGGGATCAAGTTTCAAGGAattctgatctttattaataTTGTCAGAGGCAACAATCTCTTTCAAGGGTTTTTTTATTGATTCCTTTCCATAGAGACAGCCTACTCCCTTGAAAGCCTGGAATTTTGGCTTTAAGTTGTTTTCCTTCGGTTTCTGTTTTCCACAGgtgttctcttctccttctaaAAGGGCAGCCATAATGTCCTCGGGACAGATACATGGCTGGGCTGCTCTGCGCAGGCCACCCGGAGTCCTGTCACACTTTGCGGCGGTCTCCTGGCCACCGTGCTCAGGATCTTCTTCGGGAGGCTGCAGGATGCCGCCAGCCAACTGTTCCAGATCAGCTAAGGTGAGCTGCACACGGGGGCAGTTCTTCATCATGGCACCATACTCCTCATCTCCCGAAGACTCGGCAGATTCTGACGCAGAGCCCGCCTCTTCCCTGCTGCTGCAGTGGGCCGTGACCCTGGGACTGACAGCTTGCTCTGGGTTGGTCTTTCTTTTTTGCACTTTAACacagttttttctatttctcaaagACGTTTTCTTGTGTGCAGACTTTTCCATTTGTGAAAACTCTGCATTGTTTTTGACCTCACTGGTCTTTTTCTTTGCTGCGATGATCTCATCCGTATCTCCTGAATCACAGCTGCAATCGCTTCCCAGGGCATTACCATTCCCATCCCGGCAGGAGACATGACTGACACCTAATGCTGTTACAGAACGCAGCTTATGAACACCTGACCTCATGTCCCCCCGTACGACTTCAAAGGGCTCATTTACAGAGTCACCCACTGAGGACCATGTAGTTTTCCCCAGGCTTTCCTCTCTTGCGATCAGTAATCGCATCTCTTCTTCAGACATGTGATTTCTGTGCCTGGTAGTTCCTGGGCCAGAAGTCTGAACAAACACACTGTTAAGTTTCTGGCTGTGAGAAGCAGGGACACAGGCTAACTGAGCAGTAACGGCCTTACAGGGTGCTTCCTGTGCCACCTCTTGTTGTGTGGGATACAGACTTCCTGGGACCATGCGGGGTCTTGCTCTCACAGCTGGAGAAGCAGCGGACGCCTCGTCCTTTTGTGCTTTGATCCTCTTCCGGGGGGGGCTGTGAAGAGCACAGAACTCCCCTCGTCGCTTCTTACTCATAGGGTCATCCCCTCCTTCCAGTTCCCAGGTAAGGCTGGACACAGGGGTGGCATGAGTGACATCCTCTGCGATCTTCTTTAAGTTGTGGCAGTATTTTGATGGGTCGTACTTCATGATGTTACCAGAGTCAAGGAACAAAACAGAGGCACTAGGTTTTAGGAAAACCTATCAATGTGGTGAAGCACAAGGAGTACTGTCTGACCTCGAGCAGGTCACTTACTCGGCCTACCCTCCCTTTCCCATCAAACACAATGAGCACTTCGCTGGGTGACCTCAGGATCTGTGGCACTGGCATGTCCAGAGTTAAAACAGCACCATCACGGTTAACTGGCACAGCAGCACACCCATACGGGTTCTATTCCAGGTACAGGGGCCACGTGCGGTTTTCTGTACATCTGAGCTGATACTGTAAAGCAGAGCACACAGGGGCACCCTGCAGGGCACAGCTGGATGCTGCACGTCCTTTACTCCAACTGCTTTTGGCCATTCCTGCCTCCCCAGTCCTGGTGCATCCTGCTCTGGTTCTCCCAGCCCAGTAACATCCATTCCACACTCTGCTCACTCTCTGCATCTTGTAGGTCCTTATTAGGAAGCTAGTAATTCTTGCCTAGGCCTGTTTTGTTGCTGACATTGTCCAGAAAAAGCCTAGTGAATGTCAAAGTGCTGTGACGACAGCTAGCATTTGCTGGTTTCCTAACACATATGAATAGGCAAGTGTAAGTTGCTTTCAGTGATCACTCCTGAAAAGTCCTTCTAGGACTTTTAGTAAGAACTAAATCAGCATCTGGTAGCTACTGACTGCGTGCCAAAAACGTGCGATGTGCCAGGCAGTGTCTGCTGTCAGCTTCACACTGTCCTCCAACGTCCTCCTCTTTGCTGTTGGTGCTGCCACAGAGCGAAGGCTGACAGGAAGCGAGCTTTCCCGGACATTAGCGCCACTGGCGGGAGAGCAGAAGCAGGTGTGGCCAGTTCTCCAGCGGCCCCAGGGCACAGCAGCTGTGAGCAATGAAGACACCCGCCCACCTCTGCTCCTCTAGCCCCAGGGTGATAGCAGTCTGCTGCAGTTACTTATCTCGGACAACCTGCCCATCAGCTGCATGCTCCCCCAGCACTTGCTGAACCCAACTGTTTGTACTGCATCCCCTCGGGAACGCCTGGAGCTGCTTGTTTCCTTGACTGGCACACAGGGTTACAGCTTGCCCACAAGTCCACGATGCTGGGAATTCACGGTCCCTGACAATCTGACTTCATTTCCTCAACGGAACAGGCCTCCATGTTTGCTCGTCCAGGATGCACACTACTTCTCCACCCCCCGTTCTCCTGCCCATCTACATATTCCTACCTACTGCTTTCCTCCTGCCTGGTCTTCTTCCCACCACTTTCTACCAATGTAAACCATGCCCCACCTCCTCCAGCGCCTTCTTCAACCACAGCAGAGCCCCCTCGCCCTTCTTTAGCACCTTGGGCAACGGCTTTGAATCCATGTCAATCAAGACGGGGGATGTAAAAGTTAATCAGTACAAGTGCTTCTCTGACAAGTGTCACTTTTGTCACTCACTAGTATAAAGCCTCCTCACAGTCCCTCATGAACCTCTCATTGTTTCACACGTGGAAGCAGGTAGGTCTTACCTTGCCTAGAAATGGGGAACATAACCTTTAAGCATCTAAGATTTACTGACAGAGGCAGGGAAATTCTAGTGGGATGAAGTGAACATCTGCAAGCATCCATCACTGTGGTAAATAATAGTTACTCTGAAAGGCCAATTGCAAAGGATATTTTACGTTTATGTTGATTCTTTAGGTGAAGGACAGGTAATACTCTTCCAAATTTACTCACAACCcaattctaaaaggaaaaaaaagaatacatttactACATATGTCACAAACGGAAAAGAATAACCACACTGCATaaacacaacttaaaaaaaaaaaatcacactcatAGTGGGCCATATTactgctgggttttgttttgttgttgttgttttttaaagattttatttatttatttgacagacagagacacagcgagagagggaacacgagcagggggagtggagaaggagaagggagttAGGAAACCAGCAACAGACCagctcctgagcag includes:
- the NOL8 gene encoding nucleolar protein 8 isoform X3, translated to MKADREVKRLFVGGLGQNISKADLQNQFSRFGEVSDVEIITRKDDQGNPQKVFAYINIRVAEADLNKCMSVLNKTKWKGGTLQIQLAKESFLHRLAQEREEAKAKKEKSTIGNTSFLEKMGVVDFHVKAVPGTEVPGHKNWVVSKFGRVLPVLHLKNQHKRKDPSKYCHNLKKIAEDVTHATPVSSLTWELEGGDDPMSKKRRGEFCALHSPPRKRIKAQKDEASAASPAVRARPRMVPGSLYPTQQEVAQEAPCKAVTAQLACVPASHSQKLNSVFVQTSGPGTTRHRNHMSEEEMRLLIAREESLGKTTWSSVGDSVNEPFEVVRGDMRSGVHKLRSVTALGVSHVSCRDGNGNALGSDCSCDSGDTDEIIAAKKKTSEVKNNAEFSQMEKSAHKKTSLRNRKNCVKVQKRKTNPEQAVSPRVTAHCSSREEAGSASESAESSGDEEYGAMMKNCPRVQLTLADLEQLAGGILQPPEEDPEHGGQETAAKCDRTPGGLRRAAQPCICPEDIMAALLEGEENTCGKQKPKENNLKPKFQAFKGVGCLYGKESIKKPLKEIVASDNINKDQNSLKLDPSSMSMEKGSPSSKLTPLQHAKKTNDPNQTRPQKRRSPFQSQDHKMVSPSSLEEGGRNPISSLLLLKDKKYLSLGAKTPKVDFDEDCRHRTGETGEGSGQSSHLAPGKAPEGSSRRDARGSNTNFPLSVNIWSDVHTKEKHAEDNQKRLAALDARQKAKEVRKKLVHDALADLDGHPEDKPTHIIFGSDSETEEQNHLGEEPLKESVSRASGRLFDSSEDEESGSEDSHRFRIKPQFEGRAGQKLLDLQSHFGTDDRFRMDSRFLESDSEEEQEEVNDERTAEEEELAAEKLKALNVVQSVLHTAVSSSAHKGSGAAKKFRDVVHYDPTRHDHATYERKSSDKPKESKAKRRKQKEEAEKLPEVSKEMYYSVAADIKEIFQTTKVTSETADDTPSSENCDGEKVDIYHPAALTTAAKQPGGFTFSFFDSDAEDVKEDAYKAEPVKTGKVVWQGAPRFQDSSSEEEDVAEEEMEDREPSPREVSLPEKETTRFFFFSKNDERLHVGSDLFWRGVGNNISRNSWEARTNNLRMDCRKKHKDAKRRVKPK
- the NOL8 gene encoding nucleolar protein 8 isoform X1, with the protein product MKADREVKRLFVGGLGQNISKADLQNQFSRFGEVSDVEIITRKDDQGNPQKVFAYINIRVAEADLNKCMSVLNKTKWKGGTLQIQLAKESFLHRLAQEREEAKAKKEKSTIGNTSFLEKMGVVDFHVKAVPGTEVPGHKNWVVSKFGRVLPVLHLKNQHKRKIMKYDPSKYCHNLKKIAEDVTHATPVSSLTWELEGGDDPMSKKRRGEFCALHSPPRKRIKAQKDEASAASPAVRARPRMVPGSLYPTQQEVAQEAPCKAVTAQLACVPASHSQKLNSVFVQTSGPGTTRHRNHMSEEEMRLLIAREESLGKTTWSSVGDSVNEPFEVVRGDMRSGVHKLRSVTALGVSHVSCRDGNGNALGSDCSCDSGDTDEIIAAKKKTSEVKNNAEFSQMEKSAHKKTSLRNRKNCVKVQKRKTNPEQAVSPRVTAHCSSREEAGSASESAESSGDEEYGAMMKNCPRVQLTLADLEQLAGGILQPPEEDPEHGGQETAAKCDRTPGGLRRAAQPCICPEDIMAALLEGEENTCGKQKPKENNLKPKFQAFKGVGCLYGKESIKKPLKEIVASDNINKDQNSLKLDPSSMSMEKGSPSSKLTPLQHAKKTNDPNQTRPQKRRSPFQSQDHKMVSPSSLEEGGRNPISSLLLLKDKKYLSLGAKTPKVDFDEDCRHRTGETGEGSGQSSHLAPGKAPEGSSRRDARGSNTNFPLSVNIWSDVHTKEKHAEDNQKRLAALDARQKAKEVRKKLVHDALADLDGHPEDKPTHIIFGSDSETEEQNHLGEEPLKESVSRASGRLFDSSEDEESGSEDSHRFRIKPQFEGRAGQKLLDLQSHFGTDDRFRMDSRFLESDSEEEQEEVNDERTAEEEELAAEKLKALNVVQSVLHTAVSSSAHKGSGAAKKFRDVVHYDPTRHDHATYERKSSDKPKESKAKRRKQKEEAEKLPEVSKEMYYSVAADIKEIFQTTKVTSETADDTPSSENCDGEKVDIYHPAALTTAAKQPGGFTFSFFDSDAEDVKEDAYKAEPVKTGKVVWQGAPRFQDSSSEEEDVAEEEMEDREPSPREVSLPEKETTRFFFFSKNDERLHVGSDLFWRGVGNNISRNSWEARTNNLRMDCRKKHKDAKRRVKPK